A window of the Henckelia pumila isolate YLH828 chromosome 3, ASM3356847v2, whole genome shotgun sequence genome harbors these coding sequences:
- the LOC140889414 gene encoding uncharacterized protein, translating into MAPYEALYGRKCRSPLYWDEVGEKAVIGPEIIQETVGKVAIIKEKLKAAQDRQKSWADLKRRPLEFEVGEKVYVKLSPMKGVVRFCKAGKLNPRYVGPFEILDKLRKYVPNPSHILEEEPLVTDGNLNEELKYEEVPIRIVDTGEANWELKEKMQEKYPYLFEERDNSSFEDETSHKEGGM; encoded by the exons ATGGCTCCGTATGAAGCACTGTATGGGAGAAAATGTCGTTctcctctttattgggatgaAGTCGGAGAGAAGGCTGTTATCGGACCCGAAATTATTCAAGAGACAGTGGGAAAGGTTGCAATAATCAAGGAGAAACTTAAAGCTGCACAAGATCGCCAGAAAAGTTGGGCGGACTTAAAAAGGAGACCTTTGGAATTTGAAGTAGGCGAAAAGGTTTACGTCAAACTTTCACCTATGAAAGGAGTCGTGAGATTTTGCAAAGCTGGAAAATTGAACCCAAGATATGTGGGACCATTTGAGATCCTCGACAAA CTAAGAAAGTATGTTCCAAACCCAAGTCATATTTTGGAAGAAGAGCCACTAGTGACTGATGGAAATCTGAATGAAGAGCTGAAATATGAAGAAGTCCCTATTCGAATAGTGGATACAGGAGAAGCTAATTGGGAGTTGAAAGAAAAGATGCAGGAGAAGTATCCCTATTTATTTGAAGAACGAGATAactcaagtttcgaggacgaaacttctcATAAGGAAGGAGGGATGTAA